In Halichondria panicea chromosome 5, odHalPani1.1, whole genome shotgun sequence, the genomic stretch tgctcgttcgagcgttgctgggtagctcagaggcatcaagagagtctacgttttctcaagcaaagtttaactgagttacgagtttgggcctagaatcagagaagtctagcagcctgctaaatcgttttgaaacgtaatttgaaggcattcgacttgaagttgccctgggtcactgtaatcgtgctgcagcacaactggcaaccccccaggcccttgtgaagcagctccctatgtgcatcttttgtgtactctctgtgcattttctgtgtacaaatttcgattattgatttattaaatatttttgccgaccacaaatacaatgaaaatttgacgcatgcgcagacaactagtaccaggcctagttgttcgcctaaccgttataaaagcgaaaacttggcctgggatcgaggctagggcaggttacagcataattatgtatggttACAGTAAATATTCGAGAGTGTCTATACTTTCAATTTTCGGCGcagtatataattttatatgtaaTATATAGATTTTCAGAAGTGTATTTGTATCATCTATTATATATTTGCCATGCACGGTTAATGTATGATTATTGCAGCCTGCATAGTAAACTAGTAAACatttcaacaataaaaatggTGCATACATCTGGTTACCAAAAAATcggtatagcaggtaatttttttGTTGGTGTACcattaaatattcgtacagctcatgCAGGATAGACGTTGAgcctattgcggtagaataatttcttgttttaaatttcgtatgatgctcctAAATACATACATAGCTACACCATGcatacgaaaataactcgctatagtataaaattattatacattttaGTTACATATAAAAGCACATCAAGTGATTAACTGATCACAAGCACACATTTTAATATACTGAGAGGACGTTAGCTTAATAATGTATGAACTCAGCTACTTATATAAGTCTTGTCTCTTTAACTTATAGTTCTTTTCTTCATTGTGTGTCACTGCTTGTTTGATATTGTGCTCACACTCGATAACTCCACTCCAACAGTGCTAGAATTATCTCGTGGATTAGTGCTTCCTTTCTCAAAAGACGTAACATTATCAGTGTTTGATATATATTTATTAAAGCGTTTTATCCATGTCTGGCGGAATTCAGTGCTTCGAAGGCCATAAAGAATAAAAACCAGCACACCTTGAGAGCCCACAAAGATCGAGAATATCACTTGGAATGTGAATGACAGCTCCACAAGATCAGAGCTTGTTGATAATAGTCCAAGGCCCCAACCCAGGCCAAGTACAACCGATAGGCACATAGCAATGACCAAGTTCTTCTTAACATTCCTCAACTGTTGACGTACGGAGCTCTCGTTTAGTGACTGCAGGTTTCTAAAATGTTTGCAAATGGACACCATGATGGCAACAAACACAATCCAGTTGAATACGTAGATGATGACAAAAGGAAGAATGAATCCAAAATAGAAAGGCCATTCAGTAGGACGACAGCTGAACGATGTGTGTATAATACATTGTGAAAAATCAACATACTTATTATAGTTCCTTTCGTAAAATCGCTATACTTTTTATAGCCCTTACTAGTATGGGTTGCTGTAGTACTGATGTCCCGCCCCCGCACTGATGACAACAATTATAAAGGGCAGTACTGCATGTGGAGTATAATAAAGCATCCTCATTATACAAGAAGCAATAGtgaatgcaataattatagtttatcAACATGTAAATGTAATGAGGACACAAGAAATCCCTCATACACATGAATgcacatttataattatagtgattcaTTGCTTACACCATGCTGAGAGTCCAGCCTTCAGCATGAACTTAGAGGTGAGGGACTGAGATCCCATTATCACTACCAGTTTGAGGTAGAGCCAGACAGCTTCTACAGCCGTCCAGGAGAAGAACACTAGGAAGAAGTACTGCAGGAGGGCAGACATGAGCCCACAGAGAGGTGGGACACCAACAGTGAACCCTCCAATGAGGAAGGTGAAGTACAGGCATATCAGTGAAATACTCATGTTGATGAGAATCTGGTTCTGCTTATCAGCGAGTAGCTTCCTATGGAAAAACGTAACAAAAGTCAAACACAGAGCTTATAAAGTTGGTGTAATTAGGCTTCTATACTTACTTGCTGATAAAAATAGTTAACATGAACACCAGAAGACACACTACTGACAAGCCTAGGCCAATGTATGTGATGGCGCTCACAGCAATTGCAAGATTTTCAGGTAATGCAGTTGGATTCAAATCCTGTAACAATGAGGAGGTACAAAATGTTGAGGTGTATAACCATTTTTGCCGGACACTAATTAACTTACAAAGAGTATTCCAAAGTGGCCCAATTGTCTGCACTCACAATCTTTTCTCCCATTGGAACTGGTTATCTCTCTACATCCAGTAGTGTCCCAAGCTCCAAACTGATCTGAAATACAACATGCAATTTATAGATACTACATATATAATGTGTTGCTGCTATTTTAAATTTTGCCCTGTGTATGTAACTGCTATATTATATCCAAGGTACTTATACCTTGAGTCTTATACACAGCACAGCTGCTGATACTGACATTATCCTGCAGACAAAGCAGTAActtaatatataattatgcaatttaATTTGCTCATACCGTCATCCTGATCCGAAAGCTTGTTCGTACTGGCACTGTGAGCACTGTCTTGTTGATCTGCAGACAAGCTAGTCTTGCAGCCACCACAATAGATCCCACCTGATTAGTACTTCTGTTCTCAGGAAGGAAAAGCACATCAGACAAAAAAACAGAGTAACTTAATCTCTGCCAAAGTGAACGATTTGTTGAAGGGCAGTCTTCAAGAATCAAAGGGCTTAAGCGTAGAGAGGCTGTTGAGTTGTCAGTGTCTTCACTAAGGGAATCAGTATCTGATCTGTTATCAGCTGTGTGATCATTAGCTGTCATCAGAGCATCTTGGTCGATAACGCCAGTATTGTTCACTGCCTCTTCGACAGGGCCTAAATCAACAACAAATGTCTGGCCCTGGAAACTGTCAGGGTCTAAATCTTGCACTTTGATAGCAAATGTTTCGAAACTGAGAACAGTCTGATTGCTTGTGGAGTTTGTGGAAACAGTTGAAGTATTGAGATTGTCCAGAAATGTTTCAAGGCTTGCAAGAATCCTGTGCCGGGAGGGTAAAATAATATTGCTAGCGTACATCAAGAATTCTGCATGGCAAAGATTATAACTGGCTTAATTGCTatacaactataataattatatacagtgttgATCAAATCTATTATTCAACAGCCACTAAATAAAATAGGTTTCAACTAAACAAATGCAGGGAAGGGAAAAAcagcaaacaaaattaattgacTGTGATTATTCGGTAACTAAATACATGCAGGGAAGGGAAACACTGCTGAGCAATGCTTTTAATAAGAGAACCGGGCCTATTACAAATAACGGGCCGGGAGTCCAACAACATTATTAACTCGACTATACAGTACCTGCAACATACCTTGTTGAGGAATTCATTGCCAGCTGGCTCTCATAGATGACGTCAGCATTGGCTTGCTGAATATTGTTGATTGCTTGAAGATAGTTGTTCCTCAcctggacataattatgatagagtCATAACTCATTGGCAAGTAACAATGTTCACCTCTTGGTTGATAGCAGCTTCTTCTGCTACTTGCTCTACTATTGCAGTAACCAAGGTGATTTGACTTGCAGTCAGATTTTGTGGTCTATATGTGACGttggcaatctgattggacgcttTAGTTGTTTTATTTGATGAGAGTCCCTAGTAAAGgcaaaatatatatatatgcatgtacagtaaggGTAAATGAATGAATTCAGCTATATAGCCCTAAACTTAAGACAATTTTTTCGAAACAGTTAGCTATAGAATTAAACACGAGTTAGTCGTCCAACAGATGATAACTTCAAATCCCTTACTAGTGTAATCTCACACAATTCCCGGGATATGTCTGAAAGTGTAGTCTCACAGTTGCTGAGGTCAAGCTCATCCTTCCACATACCTCCCTCACTGATTGACCCAGAGCACTGTCTGCTGACATTCCCTGCCAACACACCCAATACTTCAACACATGGACAAGGGGACAGTGCAGTAGACCCTAGTGCCGTGTTGGGCCAAGAATGATTCTGGTATACCTCCGCTTTACAACCAGCTGTAAAcgtgtgtgtattgtacaaTACGTACCTATACACATACAAATAAACTCGTTGTTGCAAGAGTATATCTATAGTCAGTTCCAATAGTTAGGTAAGTTATCAAGCTCCGCTCATATCCATTCTCGAGTAATTTGGCAGGTAGCTACAATGTGGTACCAATTACCTCatcatgacataattatgtaatagcTCCATTTAGAATGGTTGCCAGTAATAATAAACATAATTTTGTCATCTTTAAATACTTGGCACAGCTAAGTATACATCGTAATTATTACGATTCTAATAACATCATAACGAAGTTTAGTGCATGAAAAGTTTAAGTATTGTTCTCATCAGAGCGTACAACAAATCTTACGTACGCTGGCACACAGGAATCAGGCCAGACCATCTCCCTCCGACTAAACACGTTCGAGTCTCAGATCCGACCACCAGAATGAAACCATCGTTACATGTATGAGTAGCTACTGTATCCACATCAAAATCAGCAAATGTATCCGGACCATATGTAATAGCTCCGTTTGGAATAGGTGCCAGTGCTGGACATAGACCTACGTAAAGGAGAATGattgtatgtattgtacacaaGATATTGTGGTCAACGCTGTCAGGAATTATTACGGTCATCACAGAAATCACCAGAGTACCATGGACTGGGGTATCAAATGAAGTGAATGAAAATGGGAAGTATGTACGAAATAATATAATTGGTGTCATAGCGTTATAGCAGTTAAATTTAggatactatataattatgctgtgtgTAAATTTCACGCTGCTGAAAGTTACACACATCCCAAACCTTTCAACAGACAGACACGTACCATCATTGTCCACTATCTCGATGGAAGTCATACTAGGAGAGCCTAGCTGCACTGTTGAGGGTGGATTGTTTAGCCTGAGGCTGGCAATCAAGGTCTCCACTTCTTCAAGAGGAACCTCGTCATCAGTAATCTCAACGGGAAGGTTAACCGATGTTTCTCCACCCGGAAAAAGCGTAGTGAACTCCATGTTTCCACCTGAAGGTTCTATGATGTATGGTTAGAGTTGTAGTTTGGCTTTAAAATAGAACTGCACTCAATCACTAATAAAAGTAACCCTGCATGCAGTAGTCATAACAACTTACCAAAAGAAACAGCGAAAAAGAAGCCGCTTTCGGGAGCGGGCCGAGAAATGACTACTTGGATGAACACTGTTCTACTTGGATTCTCAGAGAATGTATATGAAGCCGCTCTAAATGACACTGCAGCCGGTACTATATCAGGGGAATTAATAAATACAAACCTGCCATGCAGAACCAAGTTTACTgtactactgtatacatgGTGACCTTTTCAACCACTCTAATAACTTGTCTATATCCTATAATTTAAGGGAGCAATATTATTGGAATTATGGCACCATCGGACAAACCTttcaacacatgcacacacacgtacgatCATTGTCCACTATCTCGATGGAAGTCATACTAGGAGAGCCTAGCTGCACTGTTGAGGGTGGATTGTTTAGCCTGAGGCTGGCAATCACGGTCTCCACTTCTTCAAGAGGAACCTCGTCATCAGTAATCTCAACGGGAAGGTTAACCGATGTTTCTCCAGCCGGAAAAAGTGTAGTGAACTCCACGTTTCCACCTGAAGGTTCTACGAAGTCGGTTTGAGTGAGAACTGTATGGGTAGAGTTGTATTTTGGTTTAATAATTAACCATGCAGTGGTTATAACAACATACCAGAAGAAACAGAGAACGTGAAGCCCTCGGGAGCGGGTCGAGAGGTGACTACTTGGATGAACACTGTTCTACTCGGATTCTCAGAGAATGTGTATGAAGCTGCTCCAAATGACACTAACGCAGGTGGTACTATATACAACAAGAGGAAGATGGTTTACAGtacgtactgtatatacatgaccTTTCCAATCACTCTAATAACTAAATTTTAATGAAGCACCTATATTAATTAATATATAaggcaccataattataccaaacctttcaacacatgcacacacacgtacgatCATTGTCCACTATCTCGATGGAAGTCATACTAGGAGAGCCTAGCTGCACTGTTGAGGGTGGATTGTTTAGCCTGAGGCTGGCAATCACGGTCTCCACTTCTTCAAGAGCAACCTCGTCATCAGTAATCTCAACGGGAAGGTTAACCGATGTTTCTCCAGCCGGAAAAAGTGTAGTGAACTCCACGTTTCCACCTGAAGGTTCTACGTAGTCGGTTTGAGTGAGAACTGTATGGGTAGAGTTGTATTTTGGTTTAATAATTAACCATGCAGTGGTTATAACAACATACCAGAAGAAACAGAGAACGTGAAGCCCTCGGGAGCGGGTCGAGAGGTGACTACTTGGATGAACACTGTTCTACTCGGATTCTCAGAGAATGTGTATGAAGCTGCTCCAAATGACACTAACGCAGCTGATGCTATAAGAGGAGTAAACAAGCAATAAAGCTGCCAGAACcaatgtattgtacatgaCCTTCCTTATCACTCTAACATGTGCACAAGCAGTGGCTAAACACATCTAGTTTATTCAAACTTTACAATCACTGTGTGTGACGTGATGACATAAAAAGTAAAAAGGGTGGCTTGACAAGTTGTGACtgacagacatgcatgcaggcatcaCTAATTATGATGCCACTAATGAGTATAAAAGACATAATCATAATGGGACAAAACACATAACAAAGACAGATTTAGCTAGTTTTGATAAGTTCTTATGCAGTTCAAATACATATGTTACAAAGACATAGGCAGTGGAAAGTACAGGGAATTTGAATGACTTGCAAAGTGTTCTGTGAAGTGATAGTTAGAGTTGATATAAAGTAGGTATAGGTCTAGGTAATTAGCAACTTGTACTCTCCAATGCTCACTATTGCACTGTAGTGAGATACATTGTGTACAAGCAGCTTGTTGGTTATCAAACGAGTTTTTCTACTTGAAGCTTTCTGGGTGGCGAACTTGACGTACTGGGTGTTGTATGTATTTCAATCTTGTAATTCAAGCCAGCAATATGAGCATGATAAGTCTATCTTTGTAGTTCATGTCCCAGTTTTGCAGTATATGTGGTGGCTTTAAGTTAGGTTTTTTCGAGGCGAGTTATGTCTTGTATAGTAGGTTAATTGGATGCCACTCGATCTTGAGAACAGTATGTGAAGTGAGATCTAACCAACGTTAAGTATATAGGAGTTGGTGGGGACACGTGTAAGCAGTGAAACAGTACGTCTTATAAGTTTAGAGAATAGAACAGATTGCATTGTATAGTTGTTGGTCCGTAGGTATAGTAGTTAATCATGCagttaaaaatgatatcagGACACAAGTGTGGTTTGTAtctccagcccacatttaattttattcatggttAACAGcttacacaactacaagtgttagtgacggATTCAGTCCtagatgtagaatggaatgtgcgtgggagttgcaCACTACTCCTGTTCACATGCATAGATCAGAAAACGCAGAGGTCCATGACACTTTCCTGTGGTACACCAGAAATCACAGGCCTGGACAATGAACAAACTAAGGTTTTTAAAACTAGTAAGGTAGGTACGACCACTTAGATGAATTGAACCAGAACCACAGGTCACCAGCTATACTCATGAGCCAATGCTTAATAGTAGTTCCTTGTGGTACACTGAATCGAACGCTTTTCTAAAGTCACATTTCAGCAAACTTTTAATCAGCGTTGTTGACTACGGCTGAGAGGAAGGAGAACATTTGGGATAAACTGGATCTGTTCTTCAGAAAACCATTGTTGTTTGTTTATATTCGGACGAATTGGTAAAAGAGAGTAGTTGGTTACTATAGGCTTGTGTCTCCTTTCTTGTGTGTAGGAACCATTTTGTAGTTTTTCCAGTCACTGGGAAAAGTGTTTTGCTGGAAGCTTTGGTTAGAGATATCCTTTAAGTGTTCAGCTAGTAGGTCTACATCCGCAAAACCTTGGGGTTGATGTTATCTTCGTAGGATTTAGAGAGGCTGAAATTTGGTAGACCTCAGATGTGTTGAGTGAGATTTAAGAGAGTTGTTCACTATATAGGTGTTGGTAATGATTGGATACTTGAGAGTGCAACAAATTTAATTATTTCAAGTTGAGTTAAAATGAGATGAATGCTTCTGCAAGAAGGATGATTGTGACGGGTGGGGTTGTTGTTTCAATTTAGAGAAcagctattatatatagctgatATAGAAATGCATGCACATAGCTAATTATACCAAGACCATTGCACTTACTGCTATCCATGGTGGGATCATCACCAGCTCCAAGTGATATGTCGAGGAGGACAGACAATAGGAACAAGCAACACAAAGTTTTTGAACCAGCCATATAGTCAGAATCTTATAATTTATTAGCATTTATCTTTTTGTCTTTATCTGGCTCACTGTATAGAGCTATAAacgacataaattatatatcaaCTGCTTGGTTGACACAACTAATGGCAAAATGTTATTGTTATCTATACTTTCGACATCACATCCTCTACATACAGTTATCCATAATTCCTTTTATCATGTCAGCCTCTTGCTATATCTAAAAATGTGTGCCTTTGCTGTTAATTAAAGCGAAACTTATACATTTACCACACTAGCCACGCCTCTGCgtgaaaaccacacatcattttttacagtgatAGCAGTCATTAGCTGTCACATTAATTTATTAGCAAAAATGTTATCAAATTCAACACTATCCATAGTATGCGTATAACTGGGTGAGTGTTGTAATTTGGTGATTTGGCAATTTTAAAactgccaaatttaaaacctGTCCaccaaattaaagtttctaGTGGACTCAACACCAATTACTCGCCAAATTTTCCAGTTATACAGTACTCAACGACATACATGTGGAATGtaaaacatataattatatgaatggAGTGTAACAATAATTAAGCTACGGAATAGTATTCAGAATAGATTTTTGCataaactatatacatacagtgttATACTTTTCTCATAATAGACTATTCCTATATCAGTGTATGTACTACCATAAATTATCTATGGTACTACAACATAGCTAAAAAAgcgtattattataatagctgtaattatgatgtctactatgtacatacatgcattataACTATACACATTAATTGTTAATGCCCTTAGCATTGCATAGTTAATCCTTAGCCACGTGTGAAGAATACTTTCAGTGTTATTTTTAACACACCAACAATACCCACCCACATACTTAATGCATCACAAGCACCTCTGATTTATACTTGTATATTGGAGGATAGTGGGTGTGGGTTGCCATGCGCATCTTATTGAAAGAATTTGAAGTATTCCTCGATCTGAATTCGATATAACCTTTAATGCCAGCAAAACTCAATTTTGTTTCAGTAATCGTCCAGGGACACTACCCAACAGGGTCTTCGGATTTAATGGAGTTGCTCTTCGTTACTTAGGGAAAACATTCTTTAGCACTCCACTGTAGGTCAGACGTTAAAAGGTTAAAGGAGAATACACTTCTCTCAACATAGCTGAACATACCTTGCTTATTTTGATAACAAATTGGAGCCTAGACAGTGTTCTACAAGTTTCACTAAAATATCGACCTCTTCAATGCCAGAAACCGTTATCAGTTCAAGATGCCAGAGAGCTTCGAAGGAAAGCACTCACTGGTATCTTTGTCATCGCTGAAACCATACACAACTGCATGGGGAGTTGCACTGTTTAGAGCAAGACTTAATTTTTTCACTTCTTTCCAGAATAGAGAGTTATTGGCCGACAGAAGTGCTTTCAAATTGCTAAGCTTCTCACTGACAATGTGTTTTTGTCTCCGCTTGACACTCCTATAACAGCACACCTGTAAGCTTTCTAATCTTAGTCTACTTTCGCAGATCAAACAAGACATCAGCCTCAGGACAGCCTGCCTCTAACAAAATGTTGTTCCAAACCATGGCAGATTCCCTTACTTCACGCACATGCATGATTGATCATTCCATCCAGGCATTTTTGACCGGGAAACAAATTAAAGTTTGGACGCAACAGAAAGACAAGAAAGAAGCTGATTACAGTAATTTCCTCAGCCGCAACTATAAGAAGGTCATGTGACAAAGATGGTATAGACTGTGAAATATAATTTGTCTGTAATCCTCAATGTTATATTTGCAATTTGCACTTAAAACCGACCACCAATCAATATCTCGAATAGAACATTTACGAATGCATGTATCTCTTCTGGAAACACCGTTGGCACTAGAAAGCACTAACGCTATATAGTGGTGCATGATCCGAAAAATTGCATGGAGAGTAAACACTATATGGACACCGCAGATTATATCAGTGTGATGTTGCAGTGTGAGAATGTGATCGGGCCGCGACTTGACCTGAGAACCACCGTTACGCTCATACGTGAAATTTACAAATTCTCTATAAAAAGGTTCACAGAAGAACAGAAATTATAAAGTCAGACATGATCATGAAGGACAAAAGACTATTGCAAAAAACAGACAaacgtataataataacattaaAATCACCTGCAATAACAAACGAATGAGACTCAATAATGCCTTTTAATTCTCTACGAGTTtctgtgtcatgtgattgtgCAATGCCATAATTagtggttccactgtattcATAAACTACAGCCCATTCGACCTTTAACACAGCATTAGCACAAGTAAAAgcatttaatttaattgtctgttaTAGTTATTTCTTCCCCACGACACTGTTCTCATGTAGTTACTGACGAAAGGTCACCATAATGATGAGGGACTTCACCAGTTGTCGTCAGCATGGGCACATCATCTGCCAGAAACAAaatcgtatataattataatgagcaTGCATCCACAAGAtgatgaaataattataatgagcaCAAGATGATGAAATCAAAgcatacagcatgcatgcatgtacagtctacATGCACTATTCATATTTATAttaatgcatgattataattattatcagctATAAATAGCCTTCTAGCCAATAGTGTACAGGGAAGGCCATACACACATTCTTAAAATCAAAATTCGATTGTGTCTACACTTACAGAGCTCCTCTTTCTCTTGACTGTCCTCCCCTCGGCAGTAGGCACTGTTCTCAGTTGTTATAGGGTCAGCTGACGAAAGTTGATGAGGGATTTCAGCCAGAAACAAAATCGTATATACAATGAACATAACtttgttgatataattatatagcatgcGTCCAAGATGAtgaaatgcatgcatatacagtctACACTAAGACTCCATTTCATATTTAATTATTTTTTAGTCCTTATAgtcagctatataattataacagcctTCTGGCCAATAGTGCACGTACATGCAGGAAGGCCATAAACATAAAACTGATACTAGTATACTACTGATATATACTAGTATACACTTACAGAGCTCCTCTTTCTCTTGACTGTCCTCCCCGAGGCAGTAGGCACTGTTTTCAGTTGTTATAGGGTCAGCTAATGAAATTCATGAAGGATTTCACCAGCCAGAAACAAAATCGTATACAATGAACATAAGTtttttgatataattatatagcatgcatCCAAGATGATGAAATGCATGCATTTCATATGTACAGTCTACACTAAGACTCTATAGTCAGCTATATATAACAGCCTTCTGGCCAATAGTGTGCATAAACATAAAATCTAaactaatgaaagcaccgcaggtgctgatgcctcggtggagatgccaaagctacataacataaagctaataatagcttttatactgatgaagatttttgcaataattactttactgcatgcaaactcaaagagtgggtaatgatcgaccatgattgttgttaaaaacgatggatgccaaaagtttaatGGCTGCCACagttgcagctctcttcctcactcttgcagctaccaatatagctagcgttctagtgcagaactaactaatagtagagtagtaacgcgctacgtgctcttctgaaaaggctgcaatggcattccaagtaagcaaaactaggcataactcgagaacgaagcattattttgcaaatccacgaattaaaatccaaataaacatgactatagaagcctatagaaactcttacttgcacttgattcatccttgagcagctgtagcggtctacacacacagacacacagacagacaaacacactaccgtatacctcgcttgcacatgggcaccgaggcataattatatagtatacacTTACAGCGCTCCTCTTTCTCTTGACTGTCCTCCCCGAGGCAGTAGGCACTGTTCTCAGTTGTTATAGGGTCAGCTGACGAATATAAGTTtgttgtattattatataattattataatagcatgCATCCAAGATGATGAAatgcattgtatatacacagtcTACACTAAGACTCCATTTCATATTAGTCCTTATATAGATATACCgtgtagcgggaaattttcgaggtacttatatttcgtggaatggcctctaaaagcatttcgttgcacaatgttcgtggaaatgactgcttaccggaagccacgcctttaatcctTTTCACGTCACGttataattaaagaacaattttcgtggacttaattaaATTTttacgctatacggtatacagctATAAACATGCAGCCTTCTGGCCATTACATAGTGTATACAGGAATTATTAAGGCCATATACACACATTCTAAATTAGATGTGTTTATACACTTACAGCGCTCCTCTTTCTCTTGACTGTCCTCCCCGAGGCAGTAGGCACTGTTCTCAGTTGTTATAGGGTCAGCTGACGGGAGGTGATGAGGAACTTTAGTGGGCGGGGGTACGCAGTCATGTTCTACAGTAGATGGGTATTGTTACATAAGCCATCCAAACATTAGACAATTGCTAGAGAtaatatatacgtataaaaatTCTAGATAGTGTACAACAATAAATGTTGCATTCACTACGTGGGTTTTTATGCAGGTCTGGCCTCGGAGATACAAATAAGGGTGAAAACTACAATAACTACAGCACATAAATGCTCATGCATAAAGATTGAAACTACTTATGTATAGCTCTCTTCTGAAGGAGGGTATTTTTTAGTTTTGCACCTTATCACACAATTTACATgaatcctataattataagtgatATTCGATTGTATACAGTCTCttggccaataattatagtgattatacaatacatgtaaatgtaaaACTTTGAGTATAATTTACCCTGACTTATACTGAGCTGCTCCTCCTCTTGACTAGTGTCCACTAGCACCATACCGAGCTCAGTATAGCCAGCGATGCCTGTCAGTAGTCTCTCCACAATGGAGGACAGTTGTGAGAAGGTTGGTCTCTCCTCCGGGTCCACCTTCCAACACTTACGCATCACAACAGAACTGGATATATGGTCAGTTAGAAGTGAAAACCATGCAACAACCCAAAGTAACTCTCCTACATAAAGGCTTGTACAATtacaatataattttatacagaGGGCCTTACaatgcgtgcatgcatgggggaataatgattattaatgaaagcaccacgggtgctgatgtgccaaagctacataacataaagctactatttatacatttttgcattaatatCTGCATGATGCTCTgggcagaatcacagggaaacggaaactcgaagagtg encodes the following:
- the LOC135335900 gene encoding adhesion G-protein coupled receptor G6-like isoform X2; translated protein: MAGSKTLCCLFLLSVLLDISLGAGDDPTMDSIPPALVSFGAASYTFSENPSRTVFIQVVTSRPAPEGFTFSVSSVLTQTDFVEPSGGNVEFTTLFPAGETSVNLPVEITDDEVPLEEVETVIASLRLNNPPSTVQLGSPSMTSIEIVDNDLPAAVSFRAASYTFSENPSRTVFIQVVISRPAPESGFFFAVSFEPSGGNMEFTTLFPGGETSVNLPVEITDDEVPLEEVETLIASLRLNNPPSTVQLGSPSMTSIEIVDNDGLCPALAPIPNGAITYGPDTFADFDVDTVATHTCNDGFILVVGSETRTCLVGGRWSGLIPVCQPGCKAEVYQNHSWPNTALGSTALSPCPCVEVLGVLAGNVSRQCSGSISEGGMWKDELDLSNCETTLSDISRELCEITLGLSSNKTTKASNQIANVTYRPQNLTASQITLVTAIVEQVAEEAAINQEVRNNYLQAINNIQQANADVIYESQLAMNSSTRILASLETFLDNLNTSTVSTNSTSNQTVLSFETFAIKVQDLDPDSFQGQTFVVDLGPVEEAVNNTGVIDQDALMTANDHTADNRSDTDSLSEDTDNSTASLRLSPLILEDCPSTNRSLWQRLSYSVFLSDVLFLPENRSTNQVGSIVVAARLACLQINKTVLTVPVRTSFRIRMTDNVSISSCAVYKTQDQFGAWDTTGCREITSSNGRKDCECRQLGHFGILFDLNPTALPENLAIAVSAITYIGLGLSVVCLLVFMLTIFISKKLLADKQNQILINMSISLICLYFTFLIGGFTVGVPPLCGLMSALLQYFFLVFFSWTAVEAVWLYLKLVVIMGSQSLTSKFMLKAGLSAWLLPFIIVVISAGAGHQYYSNPYYCRPTEWPFYFGFILPFVIIYVFNWIVFVAIMVSICKHFRNLQSLNESSVRQQLRNVKKNLVIAMCLSVVLGLGWGLGLLSTSSDLVELSFTFQVIFSIFVGSQGVLVFILYGLRSTEFRQTWIKRFNKYISNTDNVTSFEKGSTNPRDNSSTVGVELSSVSTISNKQ